Proteins encoded together in one Penicillium digitatum chromosome 1, complete sequence window:
- a CDS encoding Pyoverdine biosynthesis, giving the protein MKFEYDPDEVPHKVIEVLKRFCLHSTNDGHQKDVGRVFESVPEKLRINISANQPITMVLPAFPWKSPNQDKVLGDGTDLGEEMGLAKLNHLCEEISKVYPYGAQLILICDGPVYNDLVGVPDAEYYDYGIELRNIAQEKHFSSIQFTRLTNLLGLGDGEKISKADYLRLVPSCRETLMSPLYFDPRFDIDHELKTNPDTKTTYESYFSRISEDLKWAKGFDPLVAADTALYAAEVSKMAKTMINRLIAYEAVINATLGKHIRLSIHPSLGRNKISIPLLRQGDLFGDMPWHASVVVLSNGEIKTGRSGEFRKLYEVVLRHGRPHYFRERSSMYEWEAEVEFQHEYGGLAVKNPLQRVQTLGRNDRLKLAHLIVQYQTKAVRVEGFEVATDA; this is encoded by the exons ATGAAATTTGAATACGATCCAGACGAAGTGCCTCACAAGGTTATCGAGGTGTTAAAGCGGTTTTGCTTGCATTCAACCAACGATGGTCATCAGAAAGACGTCGGAAGAGTATTTGAGTCCGTGCCTGAGAAGCTGAGAATCAATATCAGCGCAAACCAGCCTATCACCATGGTTTTACCTGCATTTCCATGGAAGAGCCCCAATCAGGACAAAGTCCTAGGAGATGGGACTGATCTCGGAGAAGAAATGGGTCTAGCGAAGTTGAACCACCTGTGCGAGGAGATCTCAAAGGTCTACCCCTACGGTGCGCAACTGATCCTCATCTGTGACGGACCAGTATATAATG ACTTGGTCGGCGTTCCCGATGCCGAGTATTACGACTATGGGATTGAGCTGCGCAACATCGCCCAAGAGAAGCATTTTTCTTCGATCCAGTTCACTCGGTTGACAAACTTGCTGGGGTTGGGGGATGGCGAGAAAATCTCCAAGGCAGATTACCTGCGTCTTGTGCCCAGCTGCAGGGAGACACTGATGTCACCCCTCTATTTCGACCCGAGATTTGACATTGACCATGAGTTAAAGACAAATCCAGATACGAAGACCACATACGAGAGCTACTTTAGTCGCATCTCAGAGGATCTAAAATGGGCTAAAGGGTTTGATCCTCTGGTTGCGGCTGACACGGCGCTCTACGCGGCTGAGGTATCCAAGATGGCGAAAACTATGATCAACCGGCTCATT GCATATGAAGCCGTCATCAACGCCACACTTGGAAAACACATCCGTCTCTCGATTCACCCTTCCTTGGGGCGAAACAAGATTTCTATTCCCCTGCTGCGGCAAGGCGACCTGTTTGGTGATATGCCGTGGCATGCAAGTGTGGTGGTACTATCGAATGGGGAGATTAAGACTGGAAGATCAGGAGAATTTCGCAAACTGTACGAGGTTGTTCTGAGGCATGGCCGGCCTCATTACTTCAGAGAGCGGAGCTCGATGTATGAATGGGAGGCAGAGGTGGAGTTTCAGCATGAATATGGCGGGCTGGCAGTGAAAAACCCTCTTCAGAGGGTTCAGACGCTCGGTAGAAATGATCGTCTGAAGCTGGCTCACTTGATTGTGCAGTATCAGACCAAGGCGGTTCGGGTAGAAGGCTTCGAGGTGGCAACCGACGCTTGA
- a CDS encoding ATP synthase subunit K, mitochondrial, protein MVVYYQIAGKKVGSHVLAMATLGSIFAGSWLATSGGEKPKTAQGPPINASSKDEENFVQNFMKEIDGGEKKPAAGH, encoded by the exons ATGGTTGTCTACTACCAGATCGCCGGCAAGAAGGTCGGCTCCCACGTC CTCGCTATGGCCACACTCGGCAGTATCTTCGCCGGTTCCTGGCTCGCTACATCCGGTGGTGAGAAGCCCAAGACCGCTCAGGGTCCTCCCATCAACGCTTCTTCCAAGGATGAGGAGAACTTCGTCCA GAACTTCATGAAGGAGATCGATGGCGGGGAGAAGAAGCCCGCCGCTGGTCACTAA
- a CDS encoding Phosphopantetheinyl transferase PptB: MKPLPFPFPLNIGTDIVHIPRISRLLDRPHYLQRFTRRILCNQEQHDFYTRFSEMLKAHTANQQQPPPVPADITRWLAGRFAAKEAARKAAPSGAASIGWKDVMVRVQEDGGRFGEGVSRRPEIVYLGNALDRDAEEGRVAKLSISHDGEYVVATVLAAG, encoded by the coding sequence ATGAAACCCCTCCCATTCCCATTCCCCCTGAATATCGGCACAGACATTGTCCACATCCCACGAATATCCCGCCTCCTTGACCGACCTCACTACCTCCAACGATTCACGCGCCGCATCCTCTGCAATCAAGAGCAACACGACTTCTACACGCGCTTCAGCGAAATGCTCAAAGCGCACACCGCAAACCAGCAGCAGCCTCCACCCGTGCCGGCAGACATAACACGCTGGCTGGCGGGACGCTTCGCGGCGAAGGAGGCGGCGCGCAAAGCGGCGCCGTCTGGTGCGGCTTCGATTGGCTGGAAGGATGTCATGGTCCGGGTTCAGGAGGATGGGGGGAGGTTTGGGGAGGGTGTGAGTCGGAGGCCTGAGATTGTTTACCTTGGGAATGCGCTGGATAGAGATGCGGAGGAAGGGAGAGTTGCGAAGTTGTCGATCTCGCATGATGGGGAATACGTTGTTGCTACTGTTTTAGCCGCTGGGTGA
- a CDS encoding ThiJ/PfpI, whose translation MLPFDEVKVSNTQEVQDYLTAVAPYVRHSIVTVCTGSHVLSQTGLVDGLQLTTNSARYDDVIKHTADVNWQCNRRWLREVVPPDKVPDGLSLLPGIDIWSSAGITAGIDVMLEFISAHYGGIEVGMETAKRMEYHWEREKEAFYFL comes from the coding sequence ATGCTACCGTTTGATGAAGTCAAAGTCTCCAACACCCAGGAAGTTCAGGACTATCTGACTGCTGTTGCGCCCTATGTCCGCCACAGCATCGTTACTGTTTGCACGGGCAGTCACGTCCTCTCACAGACTGGGCTTGTAGATGGGCTCCAGCTCACAACAAATTCAGCCCGCTATGATGATGTCATTAAGCACACGGCGGACGTGAACTGGCAGTGCAACAGACGGTGGCTGCGTGAAGTTGTTCCCCCGGATAAGGTACCCGACGGTCTATCACTGCTTCCTGGGATTGACATATGGTCATCTGCCGGAATTACGGCAGGGATTGATGTAATGTTGGAGTTTATTTCGGCGCATTATGGTGGTATCGAAGTTGGGATGGAGACTGCGAAGCGGATGGAGTATCACTGGGAACGAGAGAAGGAGGCTTTTTACTTTTTGTGA
- a CDS encoding Carbonic anhydrase produces MVWGGRQQDEPQSPPQELLDKPVVREKLPAKLQELVDREDEFYDDLYSQYSVNSTDTGFRYAAYANRIRTILLSAHRYVAYTSDIGESFRPIAHPWLVRSAYTISWTYLLGDVGHEGYKAYLRNWQALAPSGEAYKDASQPSQNQIIRGMATGNMTIGNKAESKDGLSSWPTPEIPLAEDYRMVMAKRAVFQSIASMGLPAFTIHSVVRYSGQMVKGVKTAFIRTWTPIGLGLAVVPFLPYIFDHPVDEAVEWAFRTGLRVYGGEAAVRPLPGKSLPPREDEEARATAAANISWDEYKAERERARELRRQPTDQAGGGRMASLTSWFGMSQSESDKKKKE; encoded by the exons ATGGTCTGGGGCGGTCGTCAACAGGATGAACCCCAGTCTCCCCCGCAGGAGTTGTTGGATAAGCCTGTAGTCCGAGAGAAGCTCCCCGCAAAATTGCAAGAACTGGTTGATCGCGAAGACGAATTTTACGACGACCTTTATTCCCAATA CTCGGTCAACTCTACAGATACAGGGTTCCGCTATGCCGCATACGCCAACCGCATCCGCACGATCCTCCTGTCTGCTCATCGCTATGTCGCTTACACCTCAGACATTGGCGAGTCCTTCCGTCCAATTGCACACCCGTGGCTTGTGCGCTCTGCCTACACTATCTCCTGGACATACCTGCTCGGCGATGTTGGTCACGAAGGCTACAAAGCCTATCTCCGGAACTGGCAGGCACTGGCTCCCAGCGGAGAGGCATACAAGGATGCTAGCCAGCCTTCACAGAACCAAATTATCAGGGGCATGGCGACGGGAAATATGACGATTGGCAACAAAGCCGAGTCCAAGGATGGACTTTCAAGCTGGCCGACCCCCGAGATCCCACTTGCGGAGGACTACCGCATGGTCATGGCCAAGCGCGCGGTGTTCCAGAGTATCGCGAGTATGGGATTGCCCGCATTCACAATCCACAGTGTGGTCCGCTACTCCGGGCAGATGGTGAAGGGTGTGAAGACTGCGTTTATTCGCACCTGGACGCCGATCGGG CTTGGTCTCGCTGTTGTCCCCTTCTTACCGTATATTTTCGATCATCCCGTTGACGAGGCCGTTGAATGGGCTTTCCGCACTGGTCTTCGTGTTTACGGCGGCGAAGCAGCCGTCCGCCCACTGCCAGGCAAGAGCCTTCCTCCCCGGGAAGACGAGGAAGCCCGTGCTACTGCGGCGGCAAATATCTCCTGGGACGAATACAAGGCTGAGCGGGAACGAGCGCGTGAGCTCCGTCGCCAGCCAACTGATCAGGCCGGCGGTGGTAGAATGGCATCGCTGACGAGCTGGTTTGGAATGTCTCAATCGGAGTcggacaagaagaagaaggaatgA
- a CDS encoding Monocarboxylate transporter, putative produces MGQPEIPQNNAAGRACSTAAGSFYTTSTTTNAPLTDESPLFVGSDPRQQDEDRKAENNEIPDGGLVAWTQVLTGHLVVFNVWGYITSYGFFQEYYVQTLDVSPANASWIGAVQMFLVHFLAIFSGRAMDAGYLRQCIALGCLFQVAGALATSFGTKLWHFWLAQGIVSGIGHGLVFSPMISLYATYFSSKRVMAVSLASCGAATGGMVFPVVAYRCFTQIGFAWTVRIMAAIILFNSVMIVKFTRSRIIPRSPPPWVDLSAFHERPYLLFSIGSFLIFEGIYFAYIYLRQFAQAHTDFTASDSLLLLILMNGVGVPSRIASAFVADRWLGAVRTCIFVSIPCGVAILGWIGVHTHVGMFIWATVYGLLVNCAQSQLPAANAYFGSKDPEKSGTRQDS; encoded by the exons ATGGGCCAGCCAGAAATACCACAGAACAATGCGGCTGGAAGAGCATGCTCGACGGCCGCCGGTTCGTTCTATACAACGTCGACTACTACCAATGCTCCTCTTACCGACGAATCTCCATTATTTGTTGGCTCGGATCCCCGCCAACAAGATGAAGACCGCAAAGCTGAGAATAATGAAATCCCCGATGGGGGTCTCGTGGCCTGGACCCAGGTTCTGACCGGACACCTGGTTGTGTTCAATGTATGGGGCTATATTACATC ATACGGCTTTTTTCAGGAGTACTATGTCCAAACCCTCGATGTCAGCCCAGCAAATGCATCTTGGATCGGAGCGGTGCAGATGTTCCTCGTCCATTTCCTGGCCATATTCTCCGGTCGAGCAATGGATGCGGGCTATCTGAGGCAGTGTATCGCCCTTGGATGTCTCTTCCAGGTGGCCGGAGCATTGGCAACCTCATTCGGCACCAAGCTATGGCATTTTTGGCTCGCGCAAGGTATCGTTAGTGGCATTGGCCACGGACTCGTTTTCAGCCCCATGATATCGCTTTACGCGACATACTTCAGCTCCAAGCGAGTGATGGCCGTCTCGCTGGCTTCTTGCGGGGCAGCGACTGGAGGGATGGTTTTCCCAGTGGTCGCTTATAGATGTTTCACCCAAATTGGGTTTGCATGGACTGTCCGGATAATGGCGGCCATAATCCTGTTCAACAGTGTTATGATTGTCAAATTTACCAGATCTCGGATCATACCTCGAAGTCCTCCTCCCTGGGTAGATTTGAGTGCTTTCCATGAACGCCCTTACCTCCTTTTCTCGATCGGCTCATTCTTGATCTTCGAGGGGATTTACTTTGCATACATTTAT CTGAGACAATTTGCCCAGGCTCACACAGATTTTACCGCATCCGACTCACTCCTCCTTTTAATCCTGATGAACGGCGTTGGTGTTCCGTCTCGCATTGCATCTGCGTTCGTAGCAGACCGGTGGCTGGGTGCGGTAAGGACTTGCATTTTCGTCTCCATCCCTTGCGGCGTCGCCATTCTAGGGTGGATTGGTGTACACACCCATGTTGGCATGTTTATTTGGGCCACGGTCTATGGGTTACTGGTGAATTGTGCACAAAGTCAACTGCCCGCTGCCAATGCATACTTTGGATCTAAAGACCCGGAAAAATCCGGCACACGC CAGGACAGCTAA